The DNA window GTGGACAGCTGCTCGGTGAGCGCACGGGGGCACCGCCGCAGGCCCTACTAGCCAGGTGCCACCCTCCAGCGCCCGCTTCTGCAGCCCGCCAAGTAGGGCACCGATCCCGGCCTCAAATTCTCAGTCCACCACCGTTTATTGGGCATCCTGCCTCTAGGCCCTGCGGGGGCAGCCCGGGACCAAGGTCCAGTGTCCCGAACGGTCTGCCAGCCAAAGGAGCGGGTCGTCCTAACAGAACCCACTTCCCAGGAACTAGGAGGCTCCCAGGGAAAGGGGCCCTGGCCCAAGTGCTGCGGTGGGGGAGCTGCTGGGCTGCTCTAAGgcctttcctctcctccaggGTGACGCTGGGGGACCCCTGGCCTGCAGGGAGCCCTCTGGCAGGTGGGTGCTAACTGGGGTCACCAGCTGGGGTTACGGCTGCGGACGGCCCCACTTCCCCGGTGTCTACACCCGGGTTGCTGCTGTGAGAGGCTGGATCGGGCAGAACATCCAGGAGTGACCGGCCGGTGGACAAGAGAGGTGAAGGCAGCAGGAAGCAGCTGACCCACCCCTCTGCCCGAGGAGGGGAGTCTGGGGCGCGAGCGGGAGGTGAGGGGCTGCGGATAACCGGGTGCAGTCTCACTGCGTATTTTGTTGCAATAAACAGCCCCTCGTCCCAAGCCTGCCGGCTCAGCACCTCCATGTCCCAGCAAGGAACCTCAGCCAGGCCcggggtgggaggaaggatgTCAGGAGGGCCAGCGAGGCCCCCTGGGGCGAGGACCACCCTCCACGGCTTTGGCGGCGCCGCAGCTGGGGAGGGAGCTGGCCAGCCTCGTCCTCCAAGGTCCTCTTGACGCAAGCACCGCGTTCCCGGTCATCGCGAAGGCCCAGCCGCGCAGaggggaggcggggtggggggtcgggAGGAAGAGGCTCAGGCTGGGGGGCGCCCAGGAACACGCGCTACCCCCTCCGGCAGAGACCCCCGCAGGGCGGACCGCCCGggttctccccgcccccacccccgggtcCACATGCGGATTCTCCGCCCAAGGCACGGGGCGGGCTGCCGGCACTGGGCGCAGTCCCAGGCCCCCCCGGCGCACGCCGCGCTCGCTGGCAGGCGGGAGGGGAGCAGCGTCCCGAGCGCCGCGGCGCCGGTCTCCTCCGCAGAAGCACGGGCAGGAAGGACGCACGAGCGGCCCCGCTTCGCAAAGGGCATTTATGGAAACGGAACGGGGGATGAGGgccgggcgcggggcgcgggggtCACATGTTGGCTCGTTCCCGCTGCAGCCGCGAGTTGTAGGCGCGGGACACGGTGTTCCAGGCGTCCATGTAGCGGTCCATGCACATGGCGATGCACTTCTGCAGGCGGGGAGGGGCGCGGCTcagctccggctccggctccggctccggctccggccccggcccggcccggcccggcccgcgcccccgcccccggacAGCGGGCTGCGCACGCGCAGAGATCCCCCCGTGCGACGGCCCGCGCACGCGCACGCGCAGCGGCCTCCCCGCGCCCCGCCGGTCTCACCTGTTCCGAGTTGTCCAGGGAGCCCCCGGGCTTCCCGATGCACTTCCGGAAGCACTTGTCCGTCATCCTCTGTGGGGACACGCGAGCTCAGTCGCGACAGCCGCCCCCAGCGGACCCCACCGCCCTGGACGCCCGCCCCGGCCCGACCCCGGACCTGCAGCAGCTCCTGCGCGTTAGCCACGGCGATCTGCACCTTCACCTGCTCCATGATGAGCCCCGGGTCCAGCTTGCCGCCGCCGGAGCTCCCGAAATCGGAGCCGAAGCCACCCTCCATGGCTCCGCAAAGTCAACCGAACCGTGACCGCGTGCGCCGACCCGTACCCACGCCGGAAGTAGGCCGCCCCGGGCACCACGGGAAATGGAGTCCAGGTGTACTGGTAGAGGAGCCGGACTACAACTACCACAAGGCCGTGCGCCCTCCACCCGTGCGCGCAAGCGTGGGGTGCGAGTAGCCTCGCAGAGCGGGATGTTTACGCGAGGCCGCaggtcgccccccccccccccgctcgcCCGGCAGGGGGTGCCGCGCATGCGCGCGGGCCGGCAGGCGCGTCAGGCGAGCCGGGACGGAGGCTGGCCGGCGGTGCTGTCGGACGCCCGTCTCGTGCGGGGCCGGGGCGGCGTGGTCAGAGCGGACGCGGGGCAGCAGTAAAACCGACTGTTTATTGGCGTGTCGTACAAAAGTGCCCGGTCGTAGAACGAGTATTACAAACCCGGGAGAAGGGGAGGGCCACGCGTTTGGCATGCAAGTTCACGGACGCCGGCCGGCCCCGGCCCAGCCCCGCAGGGCGTGCTGGTGCTCCCGCGGGGGCGGGCCGCGGGGGCCAGACGGCGGGGGGCCGGCCCAGGGAACCGTCCCGCGTCCTTTAAAGCGGCTTAAACCTAAGAATGCGGACAACTACAAGCTGCTTCCCGGGCCGGTGCGGACGCCCGGGACCCCGCACGGCTCACCGGCGGCCCCCGCCCCCCGAGCCCGTCAGGCCCCCCATCCGCACGGCCTGCACGACCCCGGCCCCACGCTCCGGAGGCCTCCGCCTCTGCAGTCCAGGCCCGCAGTGGGcaaggcggggtgggggatgcACAGCCTGCGGCTCTCCTGGGGAAGGTCCTGCGTGGGGCGGGGCGCGCTCCCCACGGCCCCCCAGAAAGGCGGGGAATGGTGGGGAGCCGTTTCCGTCCGCGGGAAAGACCGACCTCGGGCCTGGGTACCGGGCAGCCATGGAAAGAACTAGACCTCAAGCAAGGGCTGCTGCCAGATTCTCGGTGCAGAAGTCTTGACCCTCCGGCCACAAGCAGGTTCCGAGGGACGGGCGACCGCCCGAGGCGGGAGGCAGGCGTGCTGCGGACCTAGGGCGTCGGTCGAGCTGGGAAGGGCCAGTCGCGGGCTGCTTGTAAACGGGCTGCCTTCTGGGGGCAGCTGCCTCCGTGGCTCAGTATGACGTCTTTAAGACTTGAGCTGCGCTTTCTGAAGGAATGTGCCGTCTGGGGCCTCAGAGGTCACCGAGATGGCCCCCCTCAACTCcagcccctgggggaggggctgccccagGGACGCCGGCACGAGGCCTGAAGCGGGATCCGGCAATCTGAGTACTGaccaatgtaaaaaaataaatatccattaaaaaaataacttctgtgTATCTGTGTGGGAGGGGTATACACGGTGAGGGACCACCGAGGCGGCATGGCAGCCGGGAGCTGGGTTGGGGGTCCTGGAGCCGTCCTGTGGAATCAACCGGCACTGGCCTCTGAGAAACAGCATTTCAGCGAGAAGGTCACCACGGAAGCTAGGACAAAcagcaagacacacacacagcatacGGGACAGTGTGGGGGTCAGGACTCAGCCCCATGCACAAGGCACAGAGTGGGAGACCAGCTTGATGGCTCACCATCAAGTCCCCCTCTTCACTGAGGGAGGGCAGGAAGTGGCTGTGCCCTGTGGACAGTGGCTTTGAGACCCGGGGGACACTTGCTTCCCAGGTGATCCCACTACCCCTTCCACCTGTCCCCTGGCCATTACCTGGTGACAAGTCTCCAAACGGAGCTGTCCCTGTTCCCTGGGTTTCCAGCTCTCTCCTGCCTCGTGGTCCTGCAAGCTTAGGAACTGCACTACAGAAAGCTCCAGAAACCCAAGGGCCAGCCAGCCAGAAGGGAAAAGCCAGAAAGGAGGTGTGGCCTGCGGCAGCTCTCCATCACACCAGGAAATACAccagagccccagagcccaggacGAGCACCAAAACCCACACCCAGGCCCCTGCCACACCTGCGGCCGGGCCACCAGAATGCCACAGGGGATGCGCCTGCCGCCCCCCAGGTCAGAACCTGGCTTCTGGACTGGGCTCTTAAGGAGCTTCACTGGACACGGCAGCCCTGCTCTCCGCGCACTAGAGGCCACAGGGCGGGCCCCAGCAGCCAGTGtgcgggggaggcagagggacagtaGTCCCCgagcccggcccggcccggccctcCGGCCTCCACAGCCAACCCCGGTCAGCCATTCCGTCCCCGGCCTCGAATTCAACCAAATGGTGAAATGGGGCACCAAAAAAATGTCTGGCCAGTGGTGATGAGAAGTGTCCAAGGGAGCCCACCGGCAGGAAAGACCCCAGAGACCCGCCCCGCGTTCAGGCAGTATGCTTAGAAATCCTCTAGAAATGTATCAAGGAGTAAAGACAGCCAATGATAGAAAAATAGTTTTCAGTGGCTCTGGGTAAAGACAAGTGATGAGGCACGTCCCGTTCACATCACGCGGCAGCCTCTCGAGGTGGTCCTGGGGTCCCCCTGGAAAGAAAGGCCAGCAGCCTAAGAGGAACGCGCAAGCATACTGGGCCACGCAGCTCCCACCCCTGGGACACCGGCTCCCAGCAAGCTGAAGGGGCCAGCAGCTTCACCCTCAACTGTCCCTGTACCAGAACCTTCCACGTCTGCCTTGCTTCTGTTCCGAACACATAGGCCATCACAACTTAAAGGTCAGACACCAGGCGTACCATGCAGAGGAGCTGCAGCCGGCCCCAGGCCTCAGGaggccccccccccaaacccatcACTGAAGCCCGGGGATCCCAGGCAGGAGGAGCAGTGGCCTCAGAGCCTGCTCGGGGCTACACCGGTGCCGCCTGGCAGTGTTTGGGGTTCAACACCCCACTCCTGGGGGCCCTGGGCCACAACCCAGAGGTCCACACAGGGACAAGAGCCAGGAGGCGAGGGCAGTCCCGCAACAGGCCGTCTCTGGCAGCGGGCGGTGTGGCCTGGGGTCGGCTGGCGGGGGAGGCCTGGGCGGTGGCCAAGCAGCGGGCGGGCAGCACGGCCCTGGGGACCCGGCGGGCAGGCGTGCACGTGTGCGCCGAGGGCGCGTCCACGTGTGCCACCCGGGGGCCGCTACCTGTTGATGGAAAAGATCCTCCTCGCCGAACTCCGCggcctcctcttctccctcctccccgtTCTCCGTCTCCCGCACCACGGAGGACTGCTTCACGGTTCTCATGGCCACCTCCTGCGCAAGAGAAAGGCCGCGAACGCTGGACCCC is part of the Mustela nigripes isolate SB6536 chromosome 2, MUSNIG.SB6536, whole genome shotgun sequence genome and encodes:
- the TIMM13 gene encoding mitochondrial import inner membrane translocase subunit Tim13 produces the protein MEGGFGSDFGSSGGGKLDPGLIMEQVKVQIAVANAQELLQRMTDKCFRKCIGKPGGSLDNSEQKCIAMCMDRYMDAWNTVSRAYNSRLQRERANM